Proteins encoded in a region of the Terriglobales bacterium genome:
- a CDS encoding tetratricopeptide repeat protein — MSAPTAPSFAVAPPGAPLRSLDFDPALAPKEPARALAYFRKAAEDGVPAAQFSLAGMYFDGQGVPKNLKEAARWYEAAAKQGHSRAQSNLGLMYLNGWGVEKSVRQSVVWFRKAAEQGDAVGQSNLGAAYVNGTGVLVDSAAGAAWLRKAAEQGVAEAQYGLATLYVNGRGVPVDLNSAALWLQRAAAQQFPKAQLVLGQMYVNGQITDPGHEGVRFIEAAANSGLADAPLALAKMYRDGRGVSASSTLALNWFLKSADLNSGEAQYAVGEMYRDGKGVPKDVVMAYAWFALAAANHYKGGLPALNALSPVMTMAQLTAGQQRAYALMMKILQARSATPLPVWAQP; from the coding sequence GTGTCAGCACCGACGGCCCCATCATTTGCAGTCGCGCCCCCGGGCGCGCCTTTACGATCTCTCGATTTCGATCCCGCCCTCGCCCCCAAAGAACCGGCACGGGCGCTCGCTTACTTCCGCAAGGCTGCCGAGGACGGCGTCCCGGCGGCTCAGTTCTCTCTAGCCGGAATGTACTTCGACGGCCAAGGCGTGCCGAAAAATTTGAAAGAAGCTGCGCGGTGGTATGAGGCGGCTGCCAAGCAGGGGCATTCCCGCGCGCAGAGCAATCTTGGGCTGATGTATCTCAACGGATGGGGCGTCGAAAAGAGCGTGCGCCAATCCGTCGTGTGGTTTCGCAAGGCCGCGGAACAGGGCGACGCGGTAGGGCAGAGCAATCTCGGGGCCGCCTATGTGAATGGAACAGGTGTTCTCGTTGACTCTGCTGCGGGTGCCGCATGGCTGCGCAAGGCCGCTGAGCAGGGCGTTGCCGAGGCGCAATATGGCCTTGCGACCCTGTACGTGAACGGCCGTGGCGTGCCGGTCGACCTGAACTCGGCCGCGCTGTGGCTGCAGCGCGCCGCCGCACAGCAGTTCCCGAAAGCTCAGCTTGTCCTTGGTCAGATGTACGTCAACGGCCAAATCACGGATCCCGGCCACGAAGGCGTACGCTTCATCGAAGCGGCGGCGAATTCCGGATTGGCGGACGCGCCGTTGGCCCTGGCGAAAATGTATCGCGACGGCCGCGGTGTCTCTGCCAGCAGTACATTGGCGCTGAACTGGTTCCTTAAATCTGCCGACCTGAACTCCGGTGAAGCGCAATACGCTGTCGGAGAGATGTATCGTGACGGCAAAGGCGTGCCGAAAGATGTCGTGATGGCATACGCCTGGTTCGCGCTGGCGGCTGCCAATCATTACAAGGGCGGCTTGCCGGCACTCAACGCGCTTTCCCCAGTCATGACGATGGCGCAATTAACTGCTGGACAGCAGCGAGCATATGCCTTGATGATGAAAATTCTGCAGGCGCGGTCGGCGACGCCGCTGCCGGTCTGGGCCCAACCCTAA
- a CDS encoding glycosyltransferase family 4 protein, whose product MSIPILLMARELHLGGSERQMTEIARNLTQTGFAPHVGCFRTGGLRFEELRATKVPVVRFKIDSYFSLDAVTGLADFVRYVRVNGIRIVHAWDYPTAVSIVPATRLFTRAIAISSQRGHRELIPKLYRRLTRISDRFTHGIIVNCEFLRRHVIEDDQVPERKVRVCYNGVDLQRFRRLAGPKPPPLQNSSLVIGTVCSLRAEKDLGTLIDAFARVRFRRDGMMLVVVGSGPELGGLLEHAARAGIRDACHFEPATPEIDRWLSAMDVFVLPSRSEAFSNALMEAMACGCCVIASNVGGNPELVHSGENGLLFPPGDVGALADSVGQAIENPELRERLARQGESHVRENSSIEQAAVNIAKIYSDFLHQPIRG is encoded by the coding sequence ATGAGCATACCGATTCTGTTGATGGCTCGCGAACTGCACCTTGGTGGAAGCGAGCGGCAGATGACCGAGATTGCCAGGAACCTGACGCAGACCGGATTTGCTCCCCACGTCGGCTGCTTCCGGACGGGAGGTCTGCGCTTTGAGGAGCTGCGCGCCACCAAAGTCCCAGTCGTGCGTTTCAAAATTGATTCCTACTTCTCTCTGGACGCCGTAACCGGCCTGGCGGACTTTGTGCGTTACGTCCGTGTCAATGGCATACGGATCGTGCACGCCTGGGATTACCCGACGGCGGTTTCAATTGTGCCCGCGACACGGTTGTTCACCCGCGCCATAGCGATTTCGAGTCAGCGCGGGCATCGCGAACTGATCCCAAAGTTGTATCGGAGGCTGACGCGCATCTCTGATCGTTTCACACATGGCATCATCGTGAATTGTGAATTCCTGCGGCGTCACGTCATCGAAGATGATCAGGTGCCGGAACGGAAGGTGCGAGTGTGCTACAACGGGGTCGACTTGCAGCGCTTTCGAAGATTAGCAGGTCCGAAGCCACCGCCCTTGCAGAACAGTTCGCTGGTGATCGGCACCGTGTGTTCACTTCGCGCGGAGAAGGACCTGGGGACCCTGATCGACGCCTTCGCGCGAGTGCGCTTCAGAAGAGACGGAATGATGCTGGTGGTGGTCGGCAGTGGCCCAGAACTCGGCGGTTTGTTAGAGCACGCGGCTCGAGCCGGGATCCGCGACGCCTGCCATTTCGAACCGGCAACTCCGGAGATAGATCGATGGCTCAGCGCGATGGACGTTTTTGTCCTGCCATCGCGCAGCGAAGCATTCTCAAACGCGTTGATGGAAGCGATGGCCTGCGGCTGCTGCGTCATTGCTTCGAACGTTGGTGGAAACCCGGAACTGGTGCACAGCGGAGAAAACGGCCTGCTGTTTCCGCCGGGCGATGTGGGGGCGCTCGCGGATTCGGTTGGGCAAGCGATCGAAAATCCTGAGCTGCGGGAGCGATTGGCGCGGCAAGGTGAGAGCCACGTCCGCGAAAATTCTTCCATTGAGCAAGCCGCAGTCAATATCGCTAAGATTTACTCAGATTTTCTCCACCAGCCAATCCGCGGGTAA
- a CDS encoding glycosyltransferase family 4 protein: protein MTPKPGATRIAVLVAQHPAINHAVILREIRELRKFLDIRTASIRGPDRPSAELSDEERNEAANTFYVKQQGLLAVLGALLPTFLFRPFRFLGGMGYALSLAGLRVRKSLKNLAYFAEAVVLGHWMEKNHLIHLHVHYSSTVGLLLARVFPVELSISFHGPDEFKDPVGFWLREKIEACTFVRAISQYAREQLMKTCAAEQWSKIEVAYMGVDSGILSPQKFRERPDPLEIICVGRLVPVKGQKVLIAAIEQLVRDGRNVLLHLVGGGPDRESLEREAASRGIQRNVTFHGFTPQDKLNELYARADVFALASFAEGLPGVLMEAMAMQLPCVSTSITGVPELIRDGTDGLLVPPGNETAMAGAIARLMDNPQLRQHLGSNARRRITEDFELGKNAHYMASIFERRVGSGPVTRGLAGGENLSKS, encoded by the coding sequence ATGACGCCGAAACCTGGCGCCACACGAATCGCTGTCCTCGTCGCACAACATCCCGCGATCAATCATGCGGTAATTCTTCGCGAGATTCGCGAGCTGCGAAAATTCCTGGATATCAGGACCGCCTCCATCCGCGGCCCCGACCGGCCGAGCGCAGAGCTGAGCGACGAAGAGCGCAATGAGGCCGCCAACACGTTTTACGTTAAGCAACAAGGTCTTCTCGCGGTGCTCGGTGCCTTGCTGCCGACATTTCTTTTCCGCCCTTTCCGCTTTCTCGGTGGGATGGGATACGCGCTGAGCCTCGCCGGATTGCGTGTTCGAAAATCGCTTAAGAATCTCGCGTACTTTGCGGAAGCTGTGGTGCTGGGTCACTGGATGGAGAAGAACCATCTTATCCACCTGCACGTCCATTACTCATCGACCGTCGGACTTCTTCTGGCTCGCGTCTTTCCGGTCGAGCTATCGATCTCCTTCCACGGCCCAGACGAGTTCAAGGATCCGGTCGGATTCTGGTTGCGCGAGAAGATCGAGGCGTGCACGTTCGTCCGCGCGATCAGCCAATATGCCCGCGAGCAGCTGATGAAAACCTGTGCTGCCGAACAGTGGTCGAAGATTGAAGTTGCTTACATGGGAGTAGATTCCGGCATTCTCAGCCCGCAAAAATTCCGCGAACGTCCTGATCCCCTGGAGATCATCTGCGTCGGCCGCCTCGTGCCTGTGAAGGGACAGAAGGTTCTCATTGCCGCTATCGAACAGCTGGTGCGCGATGGCCGCAATGTACTCTTGCACCTTGTCGGCGGAGGTCCTGACCGGGAGAGCCTCGAACGCGAGGCGGCCAGTCGCGGCATCCAGAGAAATGTCACCTTTCATGGATTCACGCCACAGGACAAACTCAACGAACTGTACGCCCGCGCCGATGTTTTTGCTCTCGCCAGCTTCGCCGAAGGTCTGCCCGGTGTGTTGATGGAAGCCATGGCCATGCAGCTCCCTTGTGTGTCCACCTCGATCACAGGAGTTCCGGAGTTAATCCGCGATGGCACCGATGGTTTGCTTGTCCCGCCTGGCAATGAAACCGCCATGGCCGGAGCGATTGCGCGCCTGATGGATAACCCGCAATTACGCCAGCACCTGGGATCGAACGCGCGCCGTCGCATCACGGAAGATTTCGAGCTCGGGAAGAACGCTCATTACATGGCTTCGATTTTCGAGCGGCGCGTCGGGAGCGGACCGGTTACCCGCGGATTGGCTGGTGGAGAAAATCTGAGTAAATCTTAG